GCGCAGGATTTTATCAAGCCAAAAAGCCCCGATCTGGGTTTTCACATCGCTAACTTTTCCTTCACGAACATATTTCATAAGTTCATCGGGTTTTACTTCGACGACCTCAATAAATTCGCCATGATCCAATTGCCGCTGAGCGAGAGTCAATTCACGCGCTAAGTACAAATCAATATGCTCATTAGAGTAACCAATCACCGGATGAATTGTGGTCAGGAATTTCCAGTCCTTGGCTTCATATCCAGTTTCTTCTTTGAGCTCCCGCTGCGCCGTTAAAATCGTTTCCTCACCGTGATCGCGCTTTCCTGCAGGAAATTCTAAGAAGACCTGTTTTACAGCGTGACGATACTGATGAATCATCACGACGTTTCCATTCGGTAGAAGCGGAATCATCATTGCCGCGCCTGGATGCAAAATGTATTCGCGAACGTAGGTTTTTCCATCAGGAGCCTGCACCTGATCCTGTTCAACTTTTAAAAAGCGGCCTCGGAAGATTTGACGAGTGGAGAGTGTCTTTTCTACAAGATGTTTCATAAAAGCAGCATCCCATAGAGAGAATAAAATGTCTCATAATAAACCCACGACCAAAGAAGGTCCCGTCCTTTGTCCAAAAAGGTTATAATGAGTATTGAATACGAACCTTTATTACAGGACTCTAATAGAGAACGTAGGATGCGAGTCTATTTGGATCAGGAGGATTCTCATGAGGACTTTTAATAAAGTAAGTCTTTTTCTTTCGACAGTTCTTCTTTTTTCTGTGCTCTCTGCACAAGATGCTCAAGCGCAAAGACGTTTTGGTGGCGGACGCGGACTTTCTGGAGACATGGCATTAGGTATCGGTATCTCCACTGTTTCCGCGGGACAAAATGATTTAAATGGTGCGATTGATGATGCTGTGGCCGCCGGCGCCAATGTTAAAAATTTAGGTAGTGCTTGGGAATTTTACGCCAACTGGAGTTACCGTTTTAGCGGTACGATGTATGCGTTTGTATTCCGTCCTTCTTACTTTATGCAGAAAACAGATGGCTCAGGCCCTGGTGGAAATTACGAATACAATCTAAACGGTTACACAGTCTTCCCTATTTTCCGTATTTATCCTCTTGAGAATTCATTCATTAAATTCTATATGCAAACAGGTCTTGGATACGGAAGCTTAAATGGCTCCATCACTGCTGGCTCTAAAAATCTCGACTTCAAAGGGAGTGCGTTTGGTGCGATGGGTGGTATCGGTGTGGATTTTTGCTTCACTGACTCTCACTGCTTAACTGTCGAAGGAAATCTTCGCTATCTACCAATTGAAAGAAATATCTCTTCAGGTGGTAACTGTTCAACTGGCACCGATATTCCAGGTATTGATCAGTGTGGCGGCAGCAAAGAAGTTGAAAGAAACGGCACAGACTTAAGAACAACAATGTCAGGCGTTCAAGGTCTTATTGGTTACACAATGAATTTCTAAGCTCTTAATAAATTGTTTTGATCACCTACAAAAGGCTCTCGATAAGAGAGCCTTTTGTTTTTCTGAAGCCTTTCATGTTTTCAAGCACATCGACACGCTATCGGTTTACAAGTCTGAAACTCCGAATAAAATTAAATTGAAGGAGTTCTTTATGGAAACCATTCCAGAAGACAAAAAAGACCAGGGTGAGGAAGAAGTTCCGGAGCCGATGAAGGTCTTCTTAAAATCCGTGATCATCCTGTTGGTTGCAGGATTGATCGCTGGAGTCATCGCCTATCTTCTCTTCTTCTCTGGCTGGTGGCACGTCGGTTCATTGACCTTCAAGAACTACGGTTTAGCGTAGCGCCCGAGGAATAAAATAGATCCGGATTTTTTATGATAGATCGCGTACATAAATGGATGATCGGCGATAAATTCATAAACCTTCATGGGCAGCGCGGCTCCTAAGGTTGACATAACAACAGCCGTTGCCGCCGCCGCTTCAGTTCCTTTTTCATCCACCGCCACAAAAGCTTTGTGATAAACCTGATCGATGAAAAGAGACTCTCCAGGTTTCAGATCACGAATGGACGTAAAGTCTGCTTTTCGAGTGAACGCCAATGGCATACCCATTTTTTGCAGAACCGGTTTTAGTTCCAAACTTAATTCATGCTTGAACTTTGGCAATGCCACAATCACGTCAGACGTCGGGCTGTCTGTGATCTTTTGTAAGATCTTCGCAAAATATTTGCTGTCAAACTTCGGCATAAGTTTATGAAGATCTTTTCCCTTGCGAGGTAAAAAGACCACCATCGAAACATCGCCACCTTCATAGGGCATTTCCAAAACCTGGAATTTCTCATCCTCCGCATAATGAAAACGACTTTTGATATTCATAAAAGAAGTTTTCTGAGTCTCTTTAGCCGAAACGTGAAATTCACGGTCTGATGTGTTTTCTTTTTTAAACTTTGCTTGCCAATCTCCTTTAAAGTAAATTGCATTGGCAAGCACCAGACCCGTGTAATCCGTTTCTCCGCCTTTGATAGAGCCCGGAGGTAAAAGATCCTTGATCTTATCTTGAGTTTTTTGCTCCACCCATTTGTTGATGATAAGGCGTGATGGATCTGGCTGATTTTTAAAGTCCAAAGCTTCAAAGTGAGCGTTGTATTTCGTTTTTACAATTTCTTGAAACGGCTCTTTGAAAGAGTCTGATTTTTCAACCCATACGCTATTTGCTACGGTGAGTTTGTAACCTTCTGCTGCATTGATATCTTTTTCTAGAGACTGAAACTCATCGTGAGCCTTAGCCGACAGATACAAAACCTTGTTCATTTCTTGAAGTGTCTTGCCTTTAGCGCCAGCACTGGTCATCGCCAACGCGGCGGAAATACTGTACGGCGAAAAGAACACATTTCCGTCTTTGGCTGCGACTTTTTTGTAGAGATCAAAAGCGAATTCGTTATTCCCATGAATAAGTTTATTCTGGGACCATCCAAAGCATGGGAGAGACAAAAGCAGCAAACACAGTTTCTTCATAAGGCCTCCGAGAAATTATTTTAGAAAGCTCCTTCACTTAAGGACAACGACTATTTTAGACACAAGACCTTCATGGGAAAATAGTTGGCTCTAAGAGCAAAAACACGTGTAATAAAAAGATGTCCACAAGTGAGGTTCGTGTGTCGAAAATTTTATTTGCTATTACATGTTTTTCTTTAGTCGCTTGCGCTACAACGACGGAGTTTAAAGAACAACAATCCCAGTCCGATTTTGGATTTCGTCTTGAGGACACAAAGTATAACGACATGTTCTACGTTCACTCTAATATTAAAGAAGGCACCAAACCTCGTTATGTGATTTCTTATGTCGGTCGCGTGGTAGGTGAAACCTGCTTGAAGCGCGGATTTAAATACTTTGATAGCTCTACGGAATCAGCGCCGTCTCCCGATGGAAAAGTTCAAGCTTATCGTACGGTGGGATTTTGTTACCCTACGGCTCAAAGAAAAGACATCAATGTCCTTTTTGCTCCGTCTTTGACAGACCTTGCTGATGGTGCGGCTCTTGGTGTGGAAAATGCCAAGAACACTAAAACTAAGGTTCGCGCTGGCGATGTTTTAAAGTTGGTCCGCGGTAAACGCGTGCACAGCATGCTGGATCTTAAGGAAGCCGTTCGCGAAGCGGCTCGTAAGAATGAAAAGACCATTGAAATGGTTTACTTGCGTAAAGGAAAAGTCTTGCGCATCAAGGAACCCTTACAAGACTCAAAATCCGTTTTGGATTCCGCTTCCCTTGAGAACTTCAAAAACTTCACAGAATAGCTCTCAAAACGAATAAAATGCCTTTCAGGGAATAATGAAATCGATATTATTCCTTGAGAGAATATTATTTTTTATCAAGCCCATTTTGTTTTTGTGAAGATTTGCTATAAAAAGCTCTTCATGAAAACACTTCTTCTTTCTTTTATTTTACTAGCTTCTTCACTTTCTTTTGCGGCTGTTGAAGGAAGTTCTATCTCTAACGCCCACATCATTTACAAATCTGGCGAGGCGCAAGTGATTCGCGGAAAAGCGCCAGCCAACCAAAAACAAATGCAAGAGCTGATCAGTCTTGGCGTCACCGAGTTTTTGATTTTTAAAACCGATACCAAAGGTGAAGTTTTAAAAGAACAAGAAGCTCTTCAAAAATTAGGAATCTCCCCACGCTCCATCACTCATGTTTCCTTTCCTTGGAAAGATCTGCACGATTTTAAAAGTGCCTGCACGATGACCATTCAAGCATTGCGCACCATTGAACAGGCCGTTCAAAAAAATAAAAGCTTGTACTTCCACTGCACTGTCGGCGAAGACCGCACTGGTTATCTTGCGGGCCTCTGGGGTTTGTGGGCCGGAACTTATTCTTCTGTGCCAGAGTCTGTTGAAAAAGAACTGTGCGCTCGTGGTTATGAAGCGGGAAATCCCGGCAAACCTTATCGCGATGTCGTCCTTAAAATCCGCGAGACTCTTACTCCAACATATTTAAAAATGGTGATGGTGCTCAGTGATGCGCGCCTTCGCGGTCAAGCATTGAATGAATCCCTTTGTGAGAACGAACCTCAGTTAAAGGTCGCAATAAACAAGTACTACTGTGCAAAGGTGACAGAACGCTAATATCCAGCGTCTCATTTTGAGATTTCATGCGGATTCTATTGGAATAGCTTTAGCCCAGCTTGTTAAAAACCGAAAAAGATCATGAATAAACTTAGGGAATTCATGAACGTAGACAGGTTTTTCCAATTGCTTTTCGGAATGCTCCTTCTTACGGGGTGCACTCTTGATATGAATCTAGCGGAGCTGCCGCTGGATTCTCTGGCTCCCATACAAGCTCCACCGAGTAACGATCCAGGTCCCGTTGGTCCTCTTCCTGGACATTTCCCTTTAGCTAATAAAACGAAATATTCTTTCGCATTTCCCCTCAGTGTTGAGTTAACCCCAGAAGGTCATTTGCTTGTTACAAATGCGAATGAAACGAGTATGGGCGTTCAAGAGTATGATCCTGCCACGGATGAATTAGTTCTCGGTTTTGGGGCTAACGGAACTGCTGACAACCAACTTCAAAATCCGGTGCGGGCTGTTCTTCACAACAATCTGATCTATGTCCTCGCCGGGAATTCTTATAAAGTTTTCGACCGTAATGGAAACTTTCAAAGCAAAGTCGGCTCTTCAGGGTTCGCCAATGGACAATTGGATTCACCTACAGATCTCACCATAGATAAGAACGGACTTATTTATATTGCCGATTGCGGTAACAACCGCGTACAAGTTTTTAATCCCAATGGCACATTCAACAAAAATATTGGCTTAGGCTGGGGCACGGGTGACGGTCAAATAAAGTGTCCCTATGGGTTGTATGTTGATGACAGTTTGAATGTTTTTGTAACCGATTATAATAATCACCGCGTGCAAAAATTTAATTCTTCCGGAACCTTCTCTATGAAATTTGGAGTCGCGGGAAACGGTGTCGGCCAATTACAACAACCAGCCCGCGTGAGTGTCGATTCCTTAGGAAACATTTATATCTCCGAAGCCTCACGTAAAGAAATTATTAAATTTTCTTCCACTGGCACATATATAGCGACATATAAAGGTGATACCGGTGGACATGATGCCATTGGAGTTGCTTATTCTATTTTCTTTGATGCGAATGATTCAATTTACATTGCTGACGGTGATAAAAAACGTATTGAACTTTGGGATAAAAACGGTGTCTATCAAAAATCATTTGCCGATTATCCAGAGTCTGAAAAAGTTTTGGCTCAGCCGACGGGACTCTGGATTGATTCACAAAATAATTTCTACGTCGCACAGTCCCCCGACAACACCAAACCTCAAGGAGTTGTGAAGTTTGACCCTCAAGGAAATTACCTGACGACAGTTGGCAGTAATGCCGCCGGTCCTGGACAACTGCAATATGCATTTGATTCAGCCGTTGATTCTGACGGCAATATTTTTGTGGTAGATACCAATCAAAATAAGATTTTGAAATTTTCCGCCGATGGCACTTACCTTCTGACCCTTGCCACTGTAGGAAGTGGACCGGGACAGCTCGATGGTCCCGGCGGCATTCATATCGACAAAGATGACAACATCTACGTCGTGGAGATCAACAATCACCGGGTGCAGAAGATGGATAAAACAGGTGCTTTCATAAAAGAGATCGGAAATTCCGGAGGCCCCGGACAACTCTCTCAACCTGTGAACCTTTTCGTTGATAAAGACGGAAATATTTTTGTGGCCGATGTCTCGCTCAGTAAAATTTTAAAATACGATGCCGCAGGCAACTTCCTTTTTAGCTTTGGAAATGGCCCGAGCTATGGTGTTTACGCCAATGAAGCAGGTTTCATCTTTGCAACCAATTATAGCACCAACCAAGTAGACAAATACGACAGCGGCGGCAATTACATCACAAGCTTCGGCCAGCTAGGATCCGCCATCGGCCAATTCACAGTTCCCGTCGACATTGCGGGCGATTCCTACGGAAATATTTACGTCGTAGATCTCTACAACCGTCGCGTTCAAAAATTCAACGACCTCGGCATTCCTCTTTTAGAGTAGATCAAAAATAATTAGATATAGACCCATTCCCCGTGGCCGTGGCGGATGCAGAAGACTTTGACCTTCTCTTCAAACCATGAGCCGAGGTTGATCGAACGAACCTTGTGTCCATCCACTTCGACAACGTGATCATCAAACACGTGCATGTGCCCTGAGATGATCATATCAAAAGGTTTTTCTTTATAAGCCTTGATCGCATGGGAACGAACCATTTCAATCAACGGTCCTTCATTGGAAACGCGGTAGTGACCGCTGCGTGCGCGGCTTTTCTTGCTCGCTTTGTTCCCGATATGATCCCAAAACTGACCTGGAAGAATGTTTCCAAGGGGTTTAATGAATGGATTACGAATGATGCTGCGATACTTCAAGTACTTTTCATCATTGAGGTTAATCAGATCTCCGTGCTCTAAACGCACGCGCAGGCCGTCGATCAGATAATATTGAGCTTCGACAAAAACTTCGATGCCCAACTTTTTTTGAAAGAACCCTTCAACGTGCACATCATGATTGCCTTCAATGTAAGTGATCTTCGCACCGGCTTGTTTGAGATCACGAAGCGCATCCATGAGGGGTTGAAATTTTCTGGCAAAATAAGTGTGGCCTCCGACCCAAAGATCGAAGATGTCACCTAAAAGGAAAAGATGAATGTCCTGCGGATTTTTCTCCCGCAAAGAACGCAAAAAGCGCAACAGGATTTGTCCGTTGCGCTCTTCTGCGGTTTTTAAGTGAATGTCGGATAAGAACCAGGCTTCCACTAGTCTTGTTTCAAATCAAAACCTTGTTTCTTGCGGATGAAGGCAGGAACTTCCAAGTTTTGAGAAGAGAATGGAGAGCTAAGAACCTCGCGCGCCATACGACGAGCCTCTTCCAAAGATTGTTGTTCATGATCTACGTTCATGGACAATTGCTCTGGATTGTTGTGGCGAGCTTTCAACTCTTGGCTTTCTTTGAAAGCACGAGCTTTAGCCAGCAACAAATCACGAGGAGAAGCTGCTTCAACTTGCGGTTGAATTGGTGTTGCAACTTCTGGAGTCGATTGTTGAACCGGAGCTTGTGGCATCACGTTTTGTGCTGCTTGTTGCGCCATTTGCGGAGTCACTGGAGCTACTGGTGGAACAACAACAGTCTCAGTTACCTGGGGTACCTCCTGTTGTGGAGGTTGGGTAAAATTCATCACTTGAGATTGCACAGCCGCGATCGGTGGCAATTCAACAGGTGCCATTTGTGGCATCTGAGGCATTGTCGGCATCGCTGGCATTTGTGGGTACTGAGGCATTTGCGGCATCACAGGCATCTGTGGCATTTGAGGCATCTGCGGCATTTGCATCATTTGTTGTTGCATATTCATACCACCAAACTGAGCCGCTTGTTGGTTTAAGAAATTTTGCATTTGATTTACTTGTGCCATGTCGTTCACAAGTTTCACGTCGTGAGAATCAAAACCCGTTGCGATCACAGTTACTCGAACTTCATCACCCATGTTGTCGTCGATAACTGCACCGAAGATGATTTCTGCATCTTCATGAGCCGCTTCCGTGATCAAAGTTGTTGCTTCGTTCACTTCGTACAATGACAAGCTTGAGCTTGCAGTCACGTTGATGATGATGCCGGTCGCGCCATCGATTTTTACGTTCTCAAGAAGAGGAGAAGAAATCGCTGCCGTTGCTGCTTCTACCGCACGGTTGTCACCTTTTGCAGAACCAGTCCCCATGATCGCGATACCTTTAGAAGACATCACCGTACGGATATCCGCAAAGTCCAAGTTGATCAAACCACGGATATTGATAAGGTCAGAGATCCCTTTTACCGCTTGCAAAAGAACTTCGTCCGCTTTCTTGAATGTCTCAAGAAGAGGAGTTTTCTCTGCCGCTACAGAAAGAAGTTTTTGGTTCGGGATCACGATCAATGTATCAACATTGTCTTTAAGTTCAGACAAACCGCCTTCAGCGTGCTTGCCGCGTTTTTTACCTTCAAACAGGAAGGGCTTAGTGACTACACCGATTGTCAATGCGCCAAGTTCGCGCGCAATCTTCGCAACAATCGGAGCGCCACCTGTCCCTGTTCCGCCACCCATACCCGCAGTGACGAACACCATGTCCGCGCCTTCCAATTTCTCAACAATTTCATTGTAAGATTCAATCGCAGCTCTGCGGCCCACATCTGGGTTTGCACCTGCGCCAAGACCTTTTGTCAAATCAAGGCCCAACTGAATTTTGTTAGACGCTTTATTTGCATTCAAAGCTTGGATGTCTGTATTTGCTACGATGAATTCAACACCAGCCATGTTGGATTCGATCATTGTTGAAACAGCATTACTTCCGCCGCCGCCAACGCCAACTACCTTAATGTTTGCACCTATATTGATATTTTCTTCTAATTCAAACATTCGATCCTCCCCACAGAATCAAGGGCCTCCAGCCCTCACCGAGTAAAATTAAAAAATCTGTCCAAAAAAATCTTTGATCTTCTTAGTGATACCGTCGAGCGACTCACCAATATTGACTTCTTGTTGTTGATTGTGATGAAGCAAATCTTTCTTTTGCCCCAAAGCGTACAACAACAATCCAACAGCTGCTGAGAATTCTCCAGACTTCACAACATCCGTAAGCCCTCCGATTTCACGAGGCGCACCTCTGCGAACCGGAATATCAAAAATAAACTCACCCATCTCCACCAAGCCATCAAGTTGACTCGCGCCACCTGTAAGAACAATTCCCGATCCCAACATCGGCATCACGCCACTCATGCGAATGTCATTGGCAACCAAGTTCAGAGTTTCCTCTGCACGGGCCTCAATAACATCGGCCAAGTCTTTACGAGGAATCACGCGGGCTTTTCTGCCGCCGACACCTTCGACTTCGATAGTTTCGTTTTCATTCACCATGGAAGCCATTGCGCAACCATGTTTAATTTTTAAAGACTCTGCCGCAAACTGTGGAGTTCTAAGTCCTACAGCCACGTCATGAGTGAAGTGTTGACCGCCCACCGGAATTGTCGATGAATGCGCCACACTTCCGTTCACAAAATACAAAGCGTTGCAAGCGCCGCCGCCCATGTCGACAACACACACGCCGAGATTTTTTTCGTCGTTAGAAATAACGGCTGTTGCAGAAGCCAATTGACCCAGCACAAGGCCGGCAATTTTAAGACCTGCTTTTTCTACGCATTTAACTGTGTTGTTGATGGCACTTTGACTGCCTGTCACGATGTGCACGTTGGCTTCTAGACGAATGCCCGACATGCCGATAGGATCTGTGATCCCATCTTGTCCGTCGACTTTGAATTCTCTTGGAAGAACGTGAAGAACTGTGCGATCCGCAGGAACTGCCACCGCTTTTGCTGCTTCAATCACGCGATCAATTTCAGAAGCAGTGACTTCGCGATTCTTAATTGCGACCATGCCTTTGGAATCGAAAGAGGAAATATGTGTCCCAGCAACTCCCACCCATACTTCAGAGATGGAGTAGCCTGACATCAGTTCTGCTTCTTCTTTTGCTTTTTTAATAGACTCGGTTGTGGCTTCAATATTGACCACAACGCCTTGGCGAATGCCTGTGTTTGGGGCTCTGCCCACGCCGGCAACTTCGATTTTTCCGTCGGGATTGACTGTTCCAATAACGAATGAAACTTTGGTAGAACCAATGTCCAAGCCAGCCAATACCGGTGCTTTCGGTTTTGATGTACTCATCCTTAAGTCCTCACGGATGCTTAAACTTATGTTGTAGGACCACCAATTAAAATCATTTTAAAAGGTATTCGAGCCAAATGTGCTCGACTTTAATCGGTCCTCCAGACTTAAGCTTAGGGATCCTTACGCAACCTGACAAGGACTTTCTTTGACAGATTCGCATCTATGACGCGAGCGTCAAACTGGCGGGAGTCGAGATAATCTACGACCTGACTTACACGTGCAGCCTTTAGTGCCACTTGATCTTCACCCATTTTTACTTGCACACCGGTTTTGATCAAGGTCATCCAAAAACCTTCTTTGTTGTCATAACGAATTTCAGAAATTGTTTTTTTACTGAACGATCCTTCAGCAGGAATTTGTTCAATCACATCCACTGCTTTTTTTCTGAGCTCTGTTTTCTTCAGAAAAGTTTCACCTTCTAACAGAGCCACATCGGGAGCTTCTTTGGATTCAATCGGATCTAAAAAACTTCCATCTTTAATAATAGGAACTAATTTTCCATTCTTCGACATGAAGAGAAGTTTCACTTCATGCGGGCGCACGCGCACAGACAAAGTTGCAGGCCAACTGCGTTTGATGTTCAAACCTTCAACCCAATTTTGTGAAGAAACTTCGCGCGAGATTTGTTTAAGCTTGATA
This region of Bdellovibrio sp. BCCA genomic DNA includes:
- a CDS encoding serpin family protein, translated to MKKLCLLLLSLPCFGWSQNKLIHGNNEFAFDLYKKVAAKDGNVFFSPYSISAALAMTSAGAKGKTLQEMNKVLYLSAKAHDEFQSLEKDINAAEGYKLTVANSVWVEKSDSFKEPFQEIVKTKYNAHFEALDFKNQPDPSRLIINKWVEQKTQDKIKDLLPPGSIKGGETDYTGLVLANAIYFKGDWQAKFKKENTSDREFHVSAKETQKTSFMNIKSRFHYAEDEKFQVLEMPYEGGDVSMVVFLPRKGKDLHKLMPKFDSKYFAKILQKITDSPTSDVIVALPKFKHELSLELKPVLQKMGMPLAFTRKADFTSIRDLKPGESLFIDQVYHKAFVAVDEKGTEAAAATAVVMSTLGAALPMKVYEFIADHPFMYAIYHKKSGSILFLGRYAKP
- a CDS encoding NUDIX hydrolase, which encodes MKHLVEKTLSTRQIFRGRFLKVEQDQVQAPDGKTYVREYILHPGAAMMIPLLPNGNVVMIHQYRHAVKQVFLEFPAGKRDHGEETILTAQRELKEETGYEAKDWKFLTTIHPVIGYSNEHIDLYLARELTLAQRQLDHGEFIEVVEVKPDELMKYVREGKVSDVKTQIGAFWLDKILRGEWN
- a CDS encoding 6-bladed beta-propeller, translating into MNKLREFMNVDRFFQLLFGMLLLTGCTLDMNLAELPLDSLAPIQAPPSNDPGPVGPLPGHFPLANKTKYSFAFPLSVELTPEGHLLVTNANETSMGVQEYDPATDELVLGFGANGTADNQLQNPVRAVLHNNLIYVLAGNSYKVFDRNGNFQSKVGSSGFANGQLDSPTDLTIDKNGLIYIADCGNNRVQVFNPNGTFNKNIGLGWGTGDGQIKCPYGLYVDDSLNVFVTDYNNHRVQKFNSSGTFSMKFGVAGNGVGQLQQPARVSVDSLGNIYISEASRKEIIKFSSTGTYIATYKGDTGGHDAIGVAYSIFFDANDSIYIADGDKKRIELWDKNGVYQKSFADYPESEKVLAQPTGLWIDSQNNFYVAQSPDNTKPQGVVKFDPQGNYLTTVGSNAAGPGQLQYAFDSAVDSDGNIFVVDTNQNKILKFSADGTYLLTLATVGSGPGQLDGPGGIHIDKDDNIYVVEINNHRVQKMDKTGAFIKEIGNSGGPGQLSQPVNLFVDKDGNIFVADVSLSKILKYDAAGNFLFSFGNGPSYGVYANEAGFIFATNYSTNQVDKYDSGGNYITSFGQLGSAIGQFTVPVDIAGDSYGNIYVVDLYNRRVQKFNDLGIPLLE
- a CDS encoding cell division protein FtsQ/DivIB encodes the protein MKKLVLQLIFGFIVLPVSVAGTLYYLNKNGFFNISKVEVILENPPVGQEQFLKPNVDALEVALAKYKGISLWNIKLKQISREVSSQNWVEGLNIKRSWPATLSVRVRPHEVKLLFMSKNGKLVPIIKDGSFLDPIESKEAPDVALLEGETFLKKTELRKKAVDVIEQIPAEGSFSKKTISEIRYDNKEGFWMTLIKTGVQVKMGEDQVALKAARVSQVVDYLDSRQFDARVIDANLSKKVLVRLRKDP
- a CDS encoding tyrosine-protein phosphatase; its protein translation is MKTLLLSFILLASSLSFAAVEGSSISNAHIIYKSGEAQVIRGKAPANQKQMQELISLGVTEFLIFKTDTKGEVLKEQEALQKLGISPRSITHVSFPWKDLHDFKSACTMTIQALRTIEQAVQKNKSLYFHCTVGEDRTGYLAGLWGLWAGTYSSVPESVEKELCARGYEAGNPGKPYRDVVLKIRETLTPTYLKMVMVLSDARLRGQALNESLCENEPQLKVAINKYYCAKVTER
- a CDS encoding UDP-2,3-diacylglucosamine diphosphatase, whose amino-acid sequence is MEAWFLSDIHLKTAEERNGQILLRFLRSLREKNPQDIHLFLLGDIFDLWVGGHTYFARKFQPLMDALRDLKQAGAKITYIEGNHDVHVEGFFQKKLGIEVFVEAQYYLIDGLRVRLEHGDLINLNDEKYLKYRSIIRNPFIKPLGNILPGQFWDHIGNKASKKSRARSGHYRVSNEGPLIEMVRSHAIKAYKEKPFDMIISGHMHVFDDHVVEVDGHKVRSINLGSWFEEKVKVFCIRHGHGEWVYI
- the ftsZ gene encoding cell division protein FtsZ → MFELEENINIGANIKVVGVGGGGSNAVSTMIESNMAGVEFIVANTDIQALNANKASNKIQLGLDLTKGLGAGANPDVGRRAAIESYNEIVEKLEGADMVFVTAGMGGGTGTGGAPIVAKIARELGALTIGVVTKPFLFEGKKRGKHAEGGLSELKDNVDTLIVIPNQKLLSVAAEKTPLLETFKKADEVLLQAVKGISDLINIRGLINLDFADIRTVMSSKGIAIMGTGSAKGDNRAVEAATAAISSPLLENVKIDGATGIIINVTASSSLSLYEVNEATTLITEAAHEDAEIIFGAVIDDNMGDEVRVTVIATGFDSHDVKLVNDMAQVNQMQNFLNQQAAQFGGMNMQQQMMQMPQMPQMPQMPVMPQMPQYPQMPAMPTMPQMPQMAPVELPPIAAVQSQVMNFTQPPQQEVPQVTETVVVPPVAPVTPQMAQQAAQNVMPQAPVQQSTPEVATPIQPQVEAASPRDLLLAKARAFKESQELKARHNNPEQLSMNVDHEQQSLEEARRMAREVLSSPFSSQNLEVPAFIRKKQGFDLKQD
- the ftsA gene encoding cell division protein FtsA, which translates into the protein MSTSKPKAPVLAGLDIGSTKVSFVIGTVNPDGKIEVAGVGRAPNTGIRQGVVVNIEATTESIKKAKEEAELMSGYSISEVWVGVAGTHISSFDSKGMVAIKNREVTASEIDRVIEAAKAVAVPADRTVLHVLPREFKVDGQDGITDPIGMSGIRLEANVHIVTGSQSAINNTVKCVEKAGLKIAGLVLGQLASATAVISNDEKNLGVCVVDMGGGACNALYFVNGSVAHSSTIPVGGQHFTHDVAVGLRTPQFAAESLKIKHGCAMASMVNENETIEVEGVGGRKARVIPRKDLADVIEARAEETLNLVANDIRMSGVMPMLGSGIVLTGGASQLDGLVEMGEFIFDIPVRRGAPREIGGLTDVVKSGEFSAAVGLLLYALGQKKDLLHHNQQQEVNIGESLDGITKKIKDFFGQIF